In Deinococcus maricopensis DSM 21211, the sequence CATCCTGCGCATCATAGCGGCTGGCAGGCGGTGCCACGGTGAAGTCAACGTGAGAAAACTGACTTTCTCATGGTCTGTCCTCATTTTCTGTGGTTTGTCAGGCGCCAAAAAACCTCATCAGTCCACAGAAATGATGAGAGTGACCTGACGCCACTCTTCATGTATGAGTCCAGCATGAGGCAGCGCACGTTCTTCTGGCACAGCAGCTACACTGCCCCCATGACGCCCCGACGACTGGGCCTGACCGGCAGCATCGGCAGCGGCAAGAGCACCGTCGCGCACCTGCTGCGCGCCCGCGGCCTGCCCGTCCTCGACGCCGACGCCGCCGCGCACGCCGTCAGCAGCCACCCCGCCACCCTCGCCGAGGTGGCCGCGCAGCTCGGCCCGCAGTACGTCCAGCCGGGCGGGCTGCACCGCCCCGCCCTCGCCGAACTCGTGTTCCGCGACCCGGACGCACGCGCCACCCTGAACGGCATCATCCACCCACGCGTCCGCGCGCACCTCGCCGCGCAGGAAGCGCAAGCTGCCCAGGCAGGCGCCGCGTGGGTCGTGCAGGACGTCCCCCTGCTGTTCGAGGGTGGCCTGGACGCCAGCATGGACGCCACCCTCCTCGTGGACGCCCCACTCGACGTGCGCGTGGCGCGCGTGACCGCCCGCGACGGCCTGCGCGCCGAACAGGTCCTCGCCCGCGACGCCGCGCAGATGCCCGGCGCCGAGAAGCGCCGCCGCGCCACCATCACGCTCGAGAACGACGGCGACCTCGCACACCTCGAACGTCAGCTGGACGCCGCGCTCACGGCGCTGGGCGTCCCGACCACGCCACCGTCCTCCGCAAAGTAGTCGAGCTGCATGGCCGCGCGCACCGCGCCCATGGTGCAGGCCGCCACGGCGCGGCCCCGCTGCGTACCCGCCTGCACGACGCCGCGTACGTACCCCAGGTCCCGGGCGTACTCCGCGCGGCGCGCGCGAATCGGAGCGAGCGTCCCGTCCAGCACCTCCAGCAGACGCCGCTTCACCTTCACGTCACCCAAGCCGCCACGGCGGTAGTGCGCCTTCAACGCGTCCACGCCCGCGCGGTCCGGGTCGAACGCATCGAGGTACGCGAACACCGGGTTGCCCTCCACCGTGCCAGCGTCGTCGGCGCGCAGGTGGTTCGGGTCGGTGTACATGCCGCGCACCTTGCGGGCCACCTCGTCCACGCTGTCCGACAGGAAGATGGCGTTGCCGAGGCTCTTGCTCATCTTCGCGCGGCCGTCCGTGCCAGGCAGACGGGCCGTCTCCCCCACCAGCGCCTTCGTCTCGGTGAGCACCGGGGCGTACAGGCGGTTGAAGCGCCGCACGATCTCGTTCGTCTGCTCGATCATGGGCAACTGATCATCGCCGACGGGGACGAGGTGCGCGCCGAACGCCGTGATGTCCGCCGCCTGCGACACCGGGTACACGAAAAAGCCCGCCGGGACGTTCTCACCAAAGCCCTTCTGCGCGATCTCGTGTTTGACGGTCGGGTTCTGCCGCAGGTGCGACACCGTCACGAGGTTCAGGTACAGCACCGTGAGCTCCGCGATTTCCGGCACCATCGACTGCACCACGAACGTGCACGCCTGCGGGTCCAGGCCCACCGCGAGGTAGTCGAGGGCGACTTGCAGGACGTTCGCGCGGACCCGTTCGGGATGCTCGAAGGTGTCCGTGAGGGCCTGCACGTCCGCAATCAGGATGAAGGTGTCGTACTCGCGCTGCAGGCGCACGCGGCTTTGCAGCGAGCCGACGTAGTGGCCGATGTGCAGCGGGGCGGTGGGACGGTCTCCGGTCAGGATGCGTTGGCGCATACGGTCCTCCTCAGGACAGGCAAAAACAGGCGCGCCCGGAAGACATTCCGGGCGCGCCAGGACAGGCGAAGGTTCCCGGACTCAGCCGGGCCACCACATCGCCGTCACGCGTTGCATACGAGGAGCGTACCAGATCACGCGCGGCGCGCCGTCCGCCATCTGCGCAGGCGGGGGTGCAGGGCCGCGCCTCACCCCCGAGGGGCGTCAGGTGTTCTTGAGGGCCGCCGCGATGAACCCTGCGAACGGCGGGCTGGCGCGCATGGGGCGGCTCTTGAATTCCGGGTGTGCCTGCAGCGCCACAAAGAACGGGTGGCCGGGCAGCTCGATGCTTTCCACCAGGCCCGCGCCGCGCCCCGCCATGCCGGGCGTTACGCCGCTGATGGTCAGGCCAGCGTCCTGCAGCGCCTCCACGTACGCGGGGTTCACCTCGTAGCGGTGACGGTGGCGTTCCATGACGACGCCGCCCTGCGGCACGCCGTACAGCTCCGCGATGCGCGTGTCCGCGCGGAGTTCCATGGGCCAGTCGCCGAGGCGCATGGTGCCGCCCATGCCCGCGACCTCCAGCTGCTCCGGCATCAGGTCAATGACCTTGTGCGGCGCGTACGGGTCGAACTCGGCGCTGTTCGCGCCGGTCAGGCCCGCTTTGTGGCGGGCGTACTCGATCACGGCGATCTGCATGCCGAGGCAGATGCCGAGGTACGGCACGCCGCGCTCGCGCGCGTACTGCGCCGCGCACACCTTGCCTTCGATCCCGCGGATGCCGAAGCCGCCGGGCACGAGGATGCCGTGCGCGCCCTCGAACTGCCCTTCGATGTCGCCCTCGATTTCCTCGGCGTTCACCCACTTCACGTTCACGCGCGCGCCGTTCGCGACGCCCGCGTGCGTGAGGCTTTCGAGCAGGCTCAGGTACGCGTCCGGCATGGCCGTGTACTTCCCGGCGATGGCGATGGTCACTTCCCGCTCGGGCTTCTTGATGACGTTCACGGCGTTCTGCCACACGCCCAGGTTCGGGTGCGTGCGCTCCAGGCGCAGTAGGTCCTCCACGGCCTTGCCGAGCCCCTGCTCCTCGAGCGCGAGCGGCACCTCGTAGATGTGCGGCACGTCGAAGCTGCTGAACACGCGCTCGCCGCGGACGCTGGTGAACAGCGCGATCTTGCGGGTGATGTCCTGCGGGAGTTTCTCCTTGCTGCGGACCATCACGATGTCCGGGCTGATGCCGTACGAGCGCAGGGCCGCCACGGAGTGCTGCGTGGGCTTCGTCTTGAACTCGTTGCTGGTGCCGAGGTACGGCACGAGCGTGAGGTGCAGGTACAGGGTGTTCTCGTCGCCCTCGTCGAAGCGGAACTGGCGGATGGCCTCCAGGAACGGCAGGCTTTCCATGTCGCCGACGGTGCCGCCGACCTCCACGATCACGACTTCCGCGCCGGCGCGTTCCCCGGCCACGCGGATGCGGCGCTTGATCTCGTCGGTGACGTGCGGGATGACCTGCACGGTCTGCGACAGGTAATCGCCGGCGCGCTCGCGGCGGATGACTTCCTGGTACACCTGTCCGGTGGTGATGTTGCTGCCTTCGGGCACATCGAGGTCGAGGAAGCGTTCGTAGTTGCCGAGGTCGAGGTCGGTTTCCGCGCCGGACGCGGTCACGAACACCTCGCCGTGCTCGTACGGGCGCATGGTGCCCGCGTCGATGTTGATGTACGGGTCGATTTTGACGGCGGTGACTTTCAGGCCGCGGGCGCGCAGCAGCGCTCCGAGGCTCGCGGTTGCCACGCCCTTGCCGAGGCTGCTGACGACGCCGCCGGTCACGAAGATGTATTTCATGCGTTTCCGAGCGCCGCCCCCACTGGCCGGGAGCAAAAAACGAAAAATCGGAAGCGCTCGGCCTCCGGGATTCCAGTATACATGGATCAGCGCTCCGCAACGAAACGCGGCCTTCCGGCCGGTGGGTTCGCGGTACAACCGGGTGATGCCCCTCCCCTTTTTCCTCTCGACGCTGCTGCTGCCGGCGCTGGCGAGCGCGCCCCTGCCGCTCGCGGCGCAGACGCCCGAAATCACCCTGACGACCCTGACGTGCGGGACCGGCCCGGACGTGCCCGAGCCCACGCAGCCCCTGCCGGACCTCGTGACGGGCCGCGTGGCGTTCTACGCAGAACGCTTCGACGCCAGGACGCTCGCGCCCGTCGCGGCCGTGGGCCTCGACGCGGACCGCGTGGTGCCGCTCGCCAGCGCGTACAAGACGCTGGTGGCGTGGAGCGTCCTGCGGGACGTGGACGCCGGCCGCCTGAACCTCAGCACCCGGGTCACGAGCACGCCGGCGAACCGCAGCATCGAAGGGTACTCGCGCGGCACGAACGCGCTCGGGACGCTGCTGGAACGCTCCATCGTGAACAGCGAGAACACCGCCGCGGACATCCTGCACCGCGCGACGGGCGTGCGGGCCGTCGCGGACCTCGCCGTGCGCGCGGGCGGCCCGTGCGTGCGCGTGGAAACGCCGAACAAGGCGTACTGGGCCGCGCAGGCCGGGCAGCTGCCGCAGCTGTTCCCGGCGCTGACCCGCACGGAGTTGCGCGCCAGCGCGGAAGCGCAGTACGCCCTCCCGCGCGACGCGCGCCTGGAACGCTCGCGCGCGCTCACCACCGCGGCCCTGAATGTCGACCCGGACGCGCTGCGCCGCGAGGTGGACGCGTACTTCAAGAGCGACCGGTACGACCCGCAGGTGGACACGCTGCTGTTCAACAACGCCACGCCGCGCAGCTTCACGGACGCGCTGAAGGTCGCGTTCACGCGCAACGACCTGAAGGTCACGACGAACCGGACGTTCCGGAACGTGATGGCGCAGGGCTGCTGCCGCCCGAAAGCGCCCACCCTGAAGTTCACGTACTGGGGCGCGAAAGCGGGCAGCGGGTGGCGCCTGCTGACGCTCAGCGGGTACGTGGAACTGCCGGACGGCGGGCGCGTGGCGTACCTGTACGCGAACACGGACAGTGACGCCAGCGAGGACGCGGAGATCGAGGCGCAGATCCGCCCGGTGGTGCAGTGGATCGACGGGGTCCTCGCGGACCTCGTGCGCGCCAAATGAAGCGCAGGTAGCAATTGCCAAGTATGGGGGCCTGCGCGATTGGCAGGCTCCCGCTTCCACGCCGCCCGCGCTGTGCGCTTCGGCCTTCCCGCGCGCGGGCAGCGCGTGCTCTAGTGAGGACCGTGAACAAGGAGTTCGAGTCCGCGCTCGCCGCGCTGGACGGCCTTCAGGACGGCATGACCATCATGGTCGGCGGGTTCGGGCTGGTCGGCGCGCCCCTCACGCTCATCGACGCGCTGTGCGAACACGGCGCGAGCGACCTCACCATTATCAGCAACAACCTCGGCGAACCCGGCGGGAAGGGCCTGTCGCGCCTGCTCGGCCTGGGGCGCATCCGCCGCGCCATCGGCAGCTACTTCACCAGCAACCCGGAAGTCGTCGCGGCCGTGGAGCGCGGCGAACTGAGCGTCACGCTGCTCCCGCAGGGCACCCTCGCGGAAGCGATCCGCGCGGGCGGCGCGGGCCTGGGCGGATTCTTCACGCCGGTCGGCGCGGGCACCCTGCTCGCCGAAGGCAAGGAGCAGCGCGAGATCGGCGGGCGACTGCACGTCCTCGAAGCGCCGCTCACGGCGGACTTCGCGCTCGTGCGCGCCCGCACCGCCGACGCGTACGGGAACCTGCACTACGCGCGCACGCAGCAGAACTTTAACCCCGCCATGGCGAGCGCCGCGCGCGTCACCGTAGCGGAAGTGGACGACGTCGTCCCCGTGGGCGCCCTTGACCCGGAAGCGGTGCACACCCCGCACGTGTTCGTGTCACGCCTCACGCGCGCGCGCACGCTCATCACGGACGTGAAGAGCGTGCAGGAGATGCTCAAGTAGGTCTTCTGGCGGGGGTGCCTCCCGGCGACGGTGGCCCCGGCGGTATACTGGTGTTTCGCTTATGACCCGAGAAAAAATCACCATGACCCGCAAGGGCTACGACAAGCTCCGCGAAACCCTCGAATACCTTCAGACCACCCGCCGCGAACAGATCAGCGAGTACATGGGCAGCGCCCTCGCGGACGGCGACATCCGCGAAAGCGCCGCGTACGACGAGGCGCGCATGCAGCAGTCCGAGAACGAGGCGCGCATCCTCGAACTCGAAGACCAGCTGTCCCGCGCGCAGATCGTCGAGGAAGGCAGCCAAACCGGCATCGGCCTCGGCGCGAAGGTCCGCGTGAAAGACGCCAAAGGCAACGAGCGCGACATCGAGATCGTCGGCACGTACGAAGCGGACGCCCTCAAAGGCAAAATCAGCGACCACAGCCCGCTCGGCCAGGCCCTCGCCGGACACGGCACCGGCGACATGGTCGTCGTGAACCTGCCCAAAGGGCAGCAGAAGTTCACGGTCATCAGCGTCAAGTACGACTGACGCCCGGGTGAGGTGAACCTCACCCCGAGCGCAGCGGGTCGTCCGCGCGCCACCAACTGAACGCGCGCGACCCACTCACCTCAGGAGGCAGGAACATGACTCAGGCAACGGCACAGGCCAGCACCACGGCGCCCACCATGGGCACGCGCGACGTCATCGCGGCACGCGCCGCGCGGGAATTGCGCGAGCATGACATCGTGAACCTCGGGATCGGCATTCCCGCGCTCGTGCCCCGCTACCTGAACGGCCTGAACGTGTTCCTGCACAGCGAGAACGGCGTGCTCGGCTTCGGCGAGACGCCCACCCCGGACGAGGTCGACCCGGACCTCGTGAACGCCGGGAAGCAGCCCGTGAGCATGCGTGATGGGTGCGCGTTCTTCGACAGCAGCGCGAGCTTCGGCATGATCCGCGGCGGGCACGTGGACGCCTGCGTCATCGGCGCGCTGCAGGTGAGCGCCAGCGGCGACATCGCCAACTGGGCGGTACCCGGCAAGGCCGTGCTGGGCGTGGGCGGCGCAATGGACCTGTGCGCGGGCGCGCGGCGCGTGATCGTCACGATGACGCACACCGAACGGGACGGCACGCCGAAAATCGTGCCCGCGCTGACGCTGCCCGCCACGGCGTTCGGCGTGGTGGAACGCATCGTCACGGAACTCGCCGTGTTCCGCGTGGAAGCGGGCGCGCTCGTGCTGGTGGAACTCCAGCCGGGCGCGACCCTGGAGCAGGTGCAGGCCCGCACGGGCGCGCCGTTCACCGTCCGCCCCGACTGAGGCAGACCAAGAAAGGAGGCCCAGGCATTCGCCTGGGCCTCCTTTCTTGGTGTTACGGCGCCGCCACCGCGACGGGCCGACGCTTTGGCAGGCGCACGGCGGGCAGGTCCCGCACGTGATCCTCGATCAGGCCGCCGCCGAGCAGGCGCGTGCCGTCGTACAGCACGGCGCTCTGCCCGGGCGTCACCGCGAACTGCGCCTCCGCGAACGCCAGCTCGAACCCGTCCTCGTCAGCGCGCAGCACCCGCGCGCGCACGGGCTTCGTGCGGTAGCGGACCTGCACGTCCACTTCCTGCGGCAAGTCCGCGACGTCCAGCAGGTAGTTCGCGCCGCGCGCCCGTACGCCCGTCCACTGGCAGTCCACCTGATCGCCGACCCACACGATGTTCGTGTCCGGGTCGAGGTGCACCACGAAGCGCACCTCGTGCGTCTTGTACAGCCCCAGGCCCTTCTTCTGCCCGAGCGTGTAGAACTGCGTGCCCAGGTGCTCGCCGACCACGTCGCCCGTGTGGATGTCCACGATGTACCCGGTGCGCTGCGGCACGAACTCCGCCACGAAGTCCTTCACGGCGCCCGGCACGAAGCAGATGTTCTGACTTTCCGGCTTCTGCGCCGTGAGCAGGCCGTGCTCCTCGGCGATCTCGCGCACGCGGGGCTTCTCCATCTGCCCGACCGGGAACAGGATGTACTTCAGCGCGTCGCGGGGCGTGCCCCACAGGAAGTACGTCTGGTCCTTGCGGGGGTCGTCGCCGCGGTGGAACTGCACCTCCACGCCGCCGTCCGCGGTGGGCACGTCCTCGCGGCGCACATAATGGCCGGTCGCGACGTACTCGCAGCCGAGCATGCGGGCCTTCTTGACGAGCGCGTCGAACTTCACCTTGGTGTTGCAGTTCACGCAGGGGTTCGGCGTGCGGCCCCGCGCATAATCCTCAAGGAACGGGTCCATGATGTTGCGCTTGAACTCGTCACGGTAATCCAGCAGATAGAACGGCACGCCCACCTGGTCCGCCACGCGGCGCGCCTCGTACGCGGCGTCGGGCGAGCAGCAGGAATCGAAGGTGTCCGTGCGTTTGTTGTCGGGCCAGAAGCGCATCATGGCGCCAATCACGTCATAGCCCTGGTCTTTGAGCAGCTGGGCGCTCACGCTGGAGTCCACGCCGCCAGACATGGCGCACAACACTCGTTTTCCGGTTCCTCCGCTCATGTCGGTCATCGCAACTGCCGAGAGTAGCAGCCGCGGGGCGCGTCAAGGGTGGGGCGGGTCACGAGCGGTGTTCCCTCCTGCGTCACGTGGCGGATCCAGCGGGGTGCGCGGGCCGCCACGTTAACGGGCGTCATGCGCCGACGAACGCTGGTGCCGTACAGCGCCCAGGAAGCGTCCGGCGACGCCTGCGTGGACCGCGAGCTGGTCGCGCTGCTCGGGCGGGGTTCGTGCTGAGCAGCGGCGACCCGGACCGCGCGTGGCGCCGCGCGAAGCGGAGGGACCACGCGCGCTGCGTGGGCGGGACACCTCGCGTGCGACGCCATTCACTTCGCCGGCGGGAACATGGGCTGACACGCCCTGCGCGCGCATGGGCGGACGTCAGCGGGGTGTTCGTCGGCGTGAGCGCCGGTTCGGTGTTGAGCACGCCAACCATCGGCACGGCGTTCCTGGGCGCATACAGCGACACTCCCGGGGCCAGCGACCTCACCAGGCTGGAGCTGGTGGCGTGCGCGCACTTCGACGGCAGGCCCGAACTGCACGTACGGCCTGCCGGTGTACGCCTGCACGGGCGGGTCGGGCTCCTGGTGCAGGGGACGAGGGGCGCCCCATCGGGGAGGGCACGCCCATCCGACCCTGACGGTTCGCGCGCACGCGGAGCCTGAAGTGTGCGCTTCTCGCTTCCGCTGGCCCTGCCGTCGCCGGCACTCGCGGCGTCCCCGTGAGGGGCCGTCCTGAACGCCCGACTTTGGGCTCCGGGTGGACGTCCCCACGCACCTTGTCCGCGCGGCACCGGAGCCGGACAACGGCGATGGTCGCCGCTGGCGCACGCCGGACGGGGAGGTGGAAGTGCGCGCGTTCGCGGCGTACGCACCGTTCGTGCTGGACCGCCTCACCGTCAACGCGAACCTCGCTGACAGTTCGAGGAGACCGGCGGGTTGCACGTCACGTCCGTGCGCAGCGACGCGTCTTCATGCTGTCCGGGTTCCTGCCGGGGGACCGCATCGTGTACCGGAGGACGTTCATAGAGTGCGCATCGCGCGGAGCCTCACGCCCGCCGTACGATAGGGCGGTGATCGCCTCCGACCTGCTGCTCGACGCCGCCGAGCGTTTTGGAACGCCCCTCTACGTGTACGACGCTGCTGAACTCGACGCGGCCGTGGGGCGGGTGCGCGCGGCGTTCGGGCACGCGCGCGTCTCGTACGCGATGAAAGCCAACTCGAATCTCACCGTCCTGCGGCGCCTGCAGGCGCGCGGCATCGGGTTCGAGTGTGTGAGCCTGGGGGAACTGCACCGCGCGCGCGAGGTGGGCGCGCGCGGCGACGACGTTCTCGTGAACGGCCCGGCGAAAAGCGCGGAAGAGTACACGCTCGGCGCGGCGCTCGGCGCGACGTTCATCGTGGACCGCGAGGAGGAGGTGGCGCTCCTCCCGCCGCGCTCCAGGGCGCTGGTGCGCGTGAACCCGGCGCTGGACGTGAGCACGCACGACCACCTCGCGACGGGCGCGGCCATCAGCAAGTTCGGCGTGCGCCTCGACGTGGCCGCGGACGTGCTGGCGGCGCTGCGCGCGGCGGGGCATGACGCGCGCGGCCTGCACGTGCACATTGGGAGTGCCATCCGGGATGCGGCGGATTTCGAGCGGGCGTTCGCGCGCCTCGCGGACCTCGCGCCGCTCACGGGGCCGCTGGAGGTGCTGGACGTGGGCGGCGGCTGGAGCCTCGACGCGGACCTGCACGGCATCGCCGCGCGGGCGCGTGAGGCAGCGTCGGCGTTTGGCGCGCAGGTGTGGGTGGAGCCGGGCCGGTACCTCGTGGCGGGCGCGGGCGCGCTGCTCACGCGCGTGGTCGGCCTGAAACGCACCGGGCGGTCCTTCGCACTCATCGACGCGGGCATGACGGAACTGCTGCGGCCCATGCTGTACGGCGCGCAGCATCCCGTGCAGGCGCTGTGGAGCGGCGCGGACGTGCAGACGTACGACCTGGCTGGCCCGGCGTGTGAGAGCGGCGACCTGCTCGCGCGGGATGTGCGCCTCCCGGAGCCGCACGTGGGCGCGGTCATCGCGGTCGGGGAGGCGGGCGCGTACGGCGCGAGCATGAGCAGCACGTACCTCACGCGCTCGCGCCCCATGGAGGTCCTCTGGGACGGCGAATGGAGCGTCATTCGCCGCCGGGAAACGCCGCAGGACCTCTGGGCGACCGAGGTGTAACCGTCCAGGGCCGAGGCGCGCCCGGTACCTCGGCCGGGCTGCTCAACCAACCTGTCGGCGGCACGGCCGTGTCCCGCTCCTCTAGCGCAAGGCGGCGACGCGGCCCAGAGGGGCGGCCTCGACCGAGGAGGCTCAGGGGCGTGAGATCGAGGTGCCCGCGCAGCAGCTTCGAGCGCCTCGGGTGCGGGCTTCCGGTGGTGCGGCTGGGAGCAGGGTGACGGTGGCCAGCACCGCTCGGAGCGCCAGCCATGCCAACTCGACCAGCACAGAGTCCGGCGATGCTTCCGGCACGTTCAGGCCTCTGTACCCGCCGGGTCTGCCCTGGTTACTTCGCCAGGCCCACGTAATCGGGCTCGGTGAACACGCCTCCCTGCGTCCGCTCGCTGATCGCGTCCTCCGGCCCGTGCAGGGGCTCGACCTCACTCGCGTACGCCTCCGCGTCGTCCTGCGGCACGTACCCCAGGGCGTCCCACCCGTCCGGCGTCATCCACGCGCGCGTGTTCCCGCTGATGCCCGCCACCGTCAGGTACGTGATGCCCGGCGCCGTCAGCCCCCGGTACACCAGTTGCGCCGCGTCACGCGGGCTCAGCCACGTGCTGAGGTGCCGACGGTCCCGCGGCCGCTCCTGGAACGAGCAGATGCGGACGTTCACGACCTCCAGGCCGTGCTTCTCCACGTACATCCGCCCGAGCGCCTCGCCGAACACCTTGCTCACGCCGTAGAACGTGTCTGGGCGCACCGGCACGTCCGGCGTGATGGGTGTGCGCGGGTGGTACCCGACCGTGTGGATGCTCGACGCGAACACCACGCGGCGCGCGCCTGCCTGACGCGCCGCCTCGTACACGTGCTGCGTGCCGTCCATGTTCACGCGGCGGATCATGTCGTACGTGTGCTCGTTCGGGATGCCGCCCAGGTGCACCACGCCGTCCACGCCCCGCAGCACCTCCAGCATCTGCGCGGCGTCCGTCAGGTCCGCCTGCATGACCTCCTCCCCTGCCCCGGCCTCGCCGAGTGGCGCGATGTCCGTGAGGCGCAGGGTGGGGCGCTCGGTGTCGGGAAACAGCGCGGGCAGCTGGGCGCGCAGCGCGCGCCCGATCTCGCCGGCCGCGCCGGTGATCAGGATGCGGTTCATGCGCGCATCATCGCACGGCGGCGTCCCTCATCAGACGGGCGGGGGCGTTCTGCTACCCTGTGGGTGCCCGCTGTTCTGCATGGATAACCAGGGGGCCGCCCGCGTTCCTCATGGAACGACTCGCGCTGAACCATGCGCCGCCCCGCCACGCGCGGGCTCGCGCACGTCAGGCCGGCGGCTTTTGGAGTTCACATGACCAGCACGCACATGCAGGAGGCCGCGCGCCTCGCCCTCGAGAACGTTACCAGCGGCCACGGCGGCCCGTTCGGCGCCGTCATCGTCAAGGACGGTGAAATCATCGCGCGCGGCGCGAACAACGTCACGGCCTCGAATGATCCGACCGCGCACGCGGAAGTCACCGCGATTCGCGCGGCCGCCGCGAAGCTCGGGCGGTTCGACCTGTCCGACTGCGAGATCTACACCAGCTGCGAGCCGTGCCCGATGTGCCTGGGCGCGATCTACTGGGCGCGGCTGCAGCGCGTGCACTACGGATGCACGCAGGCCGACGCGGACGCCATCGGGTTCAGCGACCAGTTTATTTATCAGGAGCTCGACAAACCCAAAGCGGAGCGCGCGCTGCCCATGCTGCCCGAGGGCCGCGAGGAAAGCCTCGAAGCCTTCAGGGCGTGGACGCACAGCACCGAGAAGATCGAGTACTGATCGGGGGTGCGGTCGGGGCGTAACGCCGCGCGGCGTCACGCCCCGACCGCGCTGTTCAGGCGTGAGAAGCCGGGTCGTCGCTCGCGCTGGCCGGCTCGTCCGGCGTGGCGGGCAGGGGCGGGACGGTCCAGCGGACGCTCAGGCCCAGGCCCACGACGATGAGCACCAGCCCGATCACGCCGCCCACCACGCCGGCCGTCATGATGGTCTGCCCGAGGTGCGCGCCGTCAGGATCGCCGTTGTCATTGAAGCCCATCAGGAACAGGCTGGCGCCGAGCACGTACCCTGCGCCGCACACCAGCGCCACGCCCAGCAGGGCCGTGAGACATCCGCCCAGGCGAAACGACGCGCGGGGACCATCAGCGTCTGTCATGCGGCCATTGTGCACGCTGGCCGTGACGCGGCCACGCAGATGTGCCCACCCGCGGGGAGCGCTGTCCCGGCACGCTTATGCTGGGCGCATGACGCAACTGGACGTGGGCGCGGTGTTCCTGGCGGAAACGATCACGCGGATGCAGGCCGTGCGGGACCTGGGCGCGGGGGCACTCGCGCAGCTCCGCGCGGAACAGTGGCACGCGGCCCTCGGCCCGGACGAGAACAGCGCCGCGGTCATCGTGCAGCACCTCGCGGGGAACATGCAGTCCCGCTGGGCGGGCTTCCCGGACGCAGACGGTGAGAGCGCCGCCCGGGACCGCGACGCCGAGTTCGACGATCAGGGCCTGGACGTGTCGGCGCTGCTGGCCCGCTGGGACGCGGGGTGGGCGGTGTTCCTGGCGGCTTTGGAGCGCCTGACGCCCGAGGACCTGACGCGTACGGTCACGATTCGGGGGGAGGCGCACACGGTGCTCGCGGCGGTGCAGCGGCAGGTGGCGCATTACAGCGGGCACGTGTACCAGCTGGTGTTCCTCGCGCGGCACCTGCGCGGCGCGGACTGGCGGACGCTCAGCATTCCGCGCGGCGGCAGCGCCGCGTTCAACGCGCGGATGGCCGAGCGCCACCCCGGGCGTTAGGTCGGGGTTTGCGGGGCCTCCTCGTGCGCTGCGGGGAGGCGCAGGACGCGCGTGGCGACGTTCTGGATGAGGC encodes:
- the coaE gene encoding dephospho-CoA kinase (Dephospho-CoA kinase (CoaE) performs the final step in coenzyme A biosynthesis.): MTPRRLGLTGSIGSGKSTVAHLLRARGLPVLDADAAAHAVSSHPATLAEVAAQLGPQYVQPGGLHRPALAELVFRDPDARATLNGIIHPRVRAHLAAQEAQAAQAGAAWVVQDVPLLFEGGLDASMDATLLVDAPLDVRVARVTARDGLRAEQVLARDAAQMPGAEKRRRATITLENDGDLAHLERQLDAALTALGVPTTPPSSAK
- the trpS gene encoding tryptophan--tRNA ligase, yielding MRQRILTGDRPTAPLHIGHYVGSLQSRVRLQREYDTFILIADVQALTDTFEHPERVRANVLQVALDYLAVGLDPQACTFVVQSMVPEIAELTVLYLNLVTVSHLRQNPTVKHEIAQKGFGENVPAGFFVYPVSQAADITAFGAHLVPVGDDQLPMIEQTNEIVRRFNRLYAPVLTETKALVGETARLPGTDGRAKMSKSLGNAIFLSDSVDEVARKVRGMYTDPNHLRADDAGTVEGNPVFAYLDAFDPDRAGVDALKAHYRRGGLGDVKVKRRLLEVLDGTLAPIRARRAEYARDLGYVRGVVQAGTQRGRAVAACTMGAVRAAMQLDYFAEDGGVVGTPSAVSAASS
- a CDS encoding CTP synthase — encoded protein: MKYIFVTGGVVSSLGKGVATASLGALLRARGLKVTAVKIDPYINIDAGTMRPYEHGEVFVTASGAETDLDLGNYERFLDLDVPEGSNITTGQVYQEVIRRERAGDYLSQTVQVIPHVTDEIKRRIRVAGERAGAEVVIVEVGGTVGDMESLPFLEAIRQFRFDEGDENTLYLHLTLVPYLGTSNEFKTKPTQHSVAALRSYGISPDIVMVRSKEKLPQDITRKIALFTSVRGERVFSSFDVPHIYEVPLALEEQGLGKAVEDLLRLERTHPNLGVWQNAVNVIKKPEREVTIAIAGKYTAMPDAYLSLLESLTHAGVANGARVNVKWVNAEEIEGDIEGQFEGAHGILVPGGFGIRGIEGKVCAAQYARERGVPYLGICLGMQIAVIEYARHKAGLTGANSAEFDPYAPHKVIDLMPEQLEVAGMGGTMRLGDWPMELRADTRIAELYGVPQGGVVMERHRHRYEVNPAYVEALQDAGLTISGVTPGMAGRGAGLVESIELPGHPFFVALQAHPEFKSRPMRASPPFAGFIAAALKNT
- a CDS encoding serine hydrolase translates to MPLPFFLSTLLLPALASAPLPLAAQTPEITLTTLTCGTGPDVPEPTQPLPDLVTGRVAFYAERFDARTLAPVAAVGLDADRVVPLASAYKTLVAWSVLRDVDAGRLNLSTRVTSTPANRSIEGYSRGTNALGTLLERSIVNSENTAADILHRATGVRAVADLAVRAGGPCVRVETPNKAYWAAQAGQLPQLFPALTRTELRASAEAQYALPRDARLERSRALTTAALNVDPDALRREVDAYFKSDRYDPQVDTLLFNNATPRSFTDALKVAFTRNDLKVTTNRTFRNVMAQGCCRPKAPTLKFTYWGAKAGSGWRLLTLSGYVELPDGGRVAYLYANTDSDASEDAEIEAQIRPVVQWIDGVLADLVRAK
- a CDS encoding CoA transferase subunit A, whose product is MNKEFESALAALDGLQDGMTIMVGGFGLVGAPLTLIDALCEHGASDLTIISNNLGEPGGKGLSRLLGLGRIRRAIGSYFTSNPEVVAAVERGELSVTLLPQGTLAEAIRAGGAGLGGFFTPVGAGTLLAEGKEQREIGGRLHVLEAPLTADFALVRARTADAYGNLHYARTQQNFNPAMASAARVTVAEVDDVVPVGALDPEAVHTPHVFVSRLTRARTLITDVKSVQEMLK
- a CDS encoding transcription elongation factor GreA, whose amino-acid sequence is MTREKITMTRKGYDKLRETLEYLQTTRREQISEYMGSALADGDIRESAAYDEARMQQSENEARILELEDQLSRAQIVEEGSQTGIGLGAKVRVKDAKGNERDIEIVGTYEADALKGKISDHSPLGQALAGHGTGDMVVVNLPKGQQKFTVISVKYD
- a CDS encoding 3-oxoacid CoA-transferase subunit B, giving the protein MTQATAQASTTAPTMGTRDVIAARAARELREHDIVNLGIGIPALVPRYLNGLNVFLHSENGVLGFGETPTPDEVDPDLVNAGKQPVSMRDGCAFFDSSASFGMIRGGHVDACVIGALQVSASGDIANWAVPGKAVLGVGGAMDLCAGARRVIVTMTHTERDGTPKIVPALTLPATAFGVVERIVTELAVFRVEAGALVLVELQPGATLEQVQARTGAPFTVRPD